The following DNA comes from Micromonospora chokoriensis.
CGTGGCCTTCGGCGACCAGCAGGTGTCGCCCGCCGCGGCCGAGGTCCAGGCGCGCACCATCGGTGCCCGCCTGCACACTCCGGCTGTCGCCGACGGCTGGTCCTCGGACGTGCGCCCGTACTGGGGGATCGCGCCGATCCGCAGGTACCCGTACACCGGCTCGGCGATGGTGGTCTGGAACAGCGGCGCGGCGCAGGCGCCGCCGCCGACCAACCTCGCACCGGCCGGGCCGGAGTACGGCGACGACTCGCACGAGTTCCCGCGCGCCCAGGCCGGAGCCCAGAAACAGAAGGCGATCTTTCTGCTCACCGGCAAGGTGGTGGACGTCTGCGCGGGTGGGCCCTGCCCGTGAGGCGGTGACCGGGCGCGGCCCGGCGGGGGGACCGCCGGGCCGCGCGCGGCGGTCTGACCGCCCACGGTGACGTACGCGGTCTCGCCGATCTGCACCGAGTTCACGCAGCGCGGGTTGGTCTCGGCGTGGGCCGGTCCGGCGATCGCCAGCGTCGCGGGCACCGCCAGCCCGGCCGCCGCGAGGATGCGCACGCCACGTCGGGAGAGACTCTTCCTCGGTGACCTCCTTCGATGCACCGGGACCGTGCGGCCCGGTGTCGTCGACGCACCACATTGATCGCTGCCGTCGCCCGTTCGGTAGCCTCTGACACGCTCTGACAACGCCTGACGACGCCGTCTGACATGGGGGAGTGGATGAAGGACCAGCGCGCCGCAACGGATGGAGTTCCGGACCGATCGGCCGCCGGTGGGTTCGCCGAACAGTTGCGGGCACTGCGATCCGCGGCCGGTGACCCGTCCTTCCGCAAGATGGCCGGTCGGTCGGGCCGGATCTCGCACACGACGTTGCACGAGGCCGCCGCCGGGACCAGGTTCCCCTCCTGGGAGACCACCCGGGAGTTCGTCCGAGCCTGCGAGGCGGACGAGGCCCAGTGGCGACGGCGGTGGGAGGAGGCGCAGCGGCCGGCCTCGGCCGACGGCACCCCGGACGCCGACCCCGCGTCGGACGTCGCCGCGGCCGGGTCCGACGTCGCCGAGTCGGCGGACGCCGACACCGAGCCCGCCGCGACCGGCGCCGAGACCGCCGGCGACCCGGAACCGTCGACGAGGCACGCGCGGTCGGTGCCGGGTGACGCCCTGTCCTCGGCGGAGTATCGGAGCGACCTACGGGTCGCCGGGTACCCACCGGTCGAGGAGGACGCCGCAGCGCCCCGGAGCCGTTCGCCGTGGCTGGCCGCCGCAGCGGTGGTGATGGTGGTGGCGATCGTCGCCGTGCTGGGCGTGACCCTGCGGGACCTGTCGTCGCCGGACGACGGGGACACGCCCGCGGCACCGGCGTCGTCCGCCTCGCCGCCGTCACCGTCACCGTCGTCGTCGGCGTTCTCGGACTCGTTGATCGCCGGCGACTCGAGCACGTTCGTCGCGGACGTCACCATCCCCGACGGTACGCGGGTGAAGGTGAACAGCCAGTTCGTGAAGGTGTGGGCCCTCGCGAACGTGGGGAAGGTCGTGTGGCACAACCGTTATCTGGCGCGGACGAACCCGACCGCCGACGCGGACGGTTGCCAGGTGCCGGATCGGGTGGCGATCGGCGACACGCCGCCCGGCGAGCAGGTGATGATCAGCGTTCCGGTCACCGCGCCGAGCAGTCCCGGGAAGTGCTGGGTGAGTTGGAAGATGGTCGACGAGAACGGGCAGGAGTTCTTCCCCACCCGCCGACCGGTGTACTTCATGGTCACCGTCGTCGCCTGAGCGTGCCCGCGAGCGGCGTCAGGGTGCGACCGCCTCGCTGTCAGTTCCGGGCGCCCGCAAGCTGACAACACCGCATTCATCCAGGTCGGCGGCGGCCTGACGAATCTGACAGGACGACGGGGTACCGAACAGCAGGCGCCTCCTCGCATGGTGATGTCCGTTCCCAACGCGACTCACCCCCTACGAGGAGGATCGACAGTGCGCCGTCCCTGGTTGTCCGTCGGGCTCGCCGCGCTCTGTGTGGCAGCGAGCGTCCCGGTCCACGCATCGGCCGCGACACCCGACGCCACCGCCCAGCGCTCCGTCACCACCGCGGCGCTGCCGGTGGTGAACATGGAGGTCACCGTCCTGGCCGCCCAGATCGACCCGCGCCGTCCCGACAACACGCTCACCCCGGGCGCGAAGAGTTCCGTGCTCGCCGTCGAGCAGGCGCTCCAGGCCCGCAACCTGCTCGACGCGCAGTGGGTCGACGGCTACTTCGGCACCGTCACCATCTCGGCGTACGCGGCCTACCAGCGCTCGCTCGGATACACCGGCCTCGCCGCGAACGGGCTGCCCGGCACGACGTCGCTGACCAAGCTCGGGCAGAACCGGTACACCGTCGGCAACCCGATCGGCCCGGGCGCCAAGGTGCAGCGCGACGGGCAGGTCGTCAACGCCCGTACGCAAGCGATGCTGGCCGAGGCCCAACGTCTGCTCGGGTTCGCCCTGGTGCTCGAACAGGGCTCGTACAACCCGGGGGGTGACCCGACCTCGGCCGGCACCCATGACGGTGGTGGCGTGGTGGACACCGCGGTCACCGGCATGACCGCCGCCCGGCGCACCGCGGTGGCCCGAGCCCTCCGCCAGGTCGGCTTCGCCGCCTGGGTGCGTAACCCGAGCCAGGGTGACTGGCCGTGGCACATCCACGCCACGGCGATCAACGACACGGACCTGTCCAGCCAGGCGCAGCACCAGGTCGGGGACTACTACCTCGGCCTGAACGGCCTGGCCAACCAGGGCCCGGACGACGGCCCACGGATCCCGATCAGGACCTGGGAGCAGTACCAGCGCGGGCAGTGACCCGCAAACCCCCAACCGTTCTCGAAAGGACACCATGAACATCCGTAAGAGCCTCGCCGCCGCCGGCATCGCGCTGGCCGCGAGCACCTCGATCCTCAGCGGCGCATCGCCCGCCTCAGC
Coding sequences within:
- a CDS encoding peptidoglycan-binding domain-containing protein, which translates into the protein MRRPWLSVGLAALCVAASVPVHASAATPDATAQRSVTTAALPVVNMEVTVLAAQIDPRRPDNTLTPGAKSSVLAVEQALQARNLLDAQWVDGYFGTVTISAYAAYQRSLGYTGLAANGLPGTTSLTKLGQNRYTVGNPIGPGAKVQRDGQVVNARTQAMLAEAQRLLGFALVLEQGSYNPGGDPTSAGTHDGGGVVDTAVTGMTAARRTAVARALRQVGFAAWVRNPSQGDWPWHIHATAINDTDLSSQAQHQVGDYYLGLNGLANQGPDDGPRIPIRTWEQYQRGQ
- a CDS encoding NBR1-Ig-like domain-containing protein, translating into MKDQRAATDGVPDRSAAGGFAEQLRALRSAAGDPSFRKMAGRSGRISHTTLHEAAAGTRFPSWETTREFVRACEADEAQWRRRWEEAQRPASADGTPDADPASDVAAAGSDVAESADADTEPAATGAETAGDPEPSTRHARSVPGDALSSAEYRSDLRVAGYPPVEEDAAAPRSRSPWLAAAAVVMVVAIVAVLGVTLRDLSSPDDGDTPAAPASSASPPSPSPSSSAFSDSLIAGDSSTFVADVTIPDGTRVKVNSQFVKVWALANVGKVVWHNRYLARTNPTADADGCQVPDRVAIGDTPPGEQVMISVPVTAPSSPGKCWVSWKMVDENGQEFFPTRRPVYFMVTVVA